CGACACAACCTCCGTTTGCCCAAGCCTCGCTGCGCTGGTAACCTGGCAGTTGTCTTAAGTCGCTTCCACGTGTCTGGTGCGGTGTCGTAAAGTAACTGTCGTTGCGTGGCCAACGCTTTCACTGAGGCAGGCATGATTCGAGACGATGCGAACCGTGAAATCAATCGCTTAGTTGCACACTATCGCGCATTGCCATTTGACGAGTTGCGCACACTCGCTGAACAACCCGTGGCATGCTCCCCTTGAACAGGTCCATCATTATGAGAGTCTACTGACGAAATAATTCTCAGGAGACTCAGAATGTCGAAGAAACGTAAACGTCACACTCCGGAATAGATTGTTCGGAAGCTTCGCGATGCGGACGCGATGCTGACGAGCGGCAAGTCGCTCGGTGAAGTTGTTCAATCGCTGGCTGTCAGTGAAGCGACGTATCATCGCTGGCGTCAGCAGTATGGCGGGATGAAGGCGGAGGAAGCGAAGCGTCTGAAGGAGCTGGAAGTTGAGAACGCTCGGCTGAAGAAGCTGCTTGCGGAAGCGGAACTCGACAAGGCGATGTTGAAGGAGATCGCGG
This DNA window, taken from Fuerstiella marisgermanici, encodes the following:
- a CDS encoding transposase, with product MLTSGKSLGEVVQSLAVSEATYHRWRQQYGGMKAEEAKRLKELEVENARLKKLLAEAELDKAMLKEIAEGNF